One region of Plasmodium vivax chromosome 7, whole genome shotgun sequence genomic DNA includes:
- a CDS encoding hypothetical protein, conserved (encoded by transcript PVX_099595A), producing the protein MVLIHTKTEEEKHQFLFETNVDVLVSHLKEDLVQLHNLRCKMLRLLDAATELANHGPLRPEAIRGITDEELRLSNPDIYNPKEATKPDENNFRTGVPPPREGELQLRDAINRAKRALAVDQTEKGAPLTLDKLNELLKWMGEALSACYPSMEGLPPYDPTRLLLENENAFNDHFSTNETSIWWAGKELRGDSPLRSYIGRNEKTKIIIKLHPTKMGPPERERKIDEATYRAMVAYYHKKKKEEKEFEEDDDDSYLNSEWSSPLSLQKYLHGNLANIRWKP; encoded by the exons ATGGTCCTGATACACaccaaaacggaggaggagaagcaccaATTCTTGTTCGAAACGAACGTGGACGTTTTGGTCTCCCATTTGAAGGAGGACCTGGTGCAGCTGCACAACCTCAGGTGCAAAATGCTCAGGCTGCTTGACGCGGCGACCGAGTTGGCCAACCATGGCCCCCTGCGGCCGGAGGCCATTCGGGGAATCACCGATGAG GAGCTGCGACTGTCCAACCCTGACATCTATAACCCGAAGGAAGCGACAAAGCCTGATGAGAATAATTTCAGAACGGGCgttccccctcctcgtgAGGGGGAGCTCCAACTGAGGGATGCCATCAACAGGGCGAAGCGGGCGCTGGCCGTGGACCAG ACGGAGAAGGGCGCCCCGTTAACCCTGGACAAACTGAACGAACTGCTGAAGTGGATGGGGGAAGCCCTGAGCGCCTGCTACCCATCGATGGAGGGCCTGCCCCCCTACGACCCCACGAGGCTCCTCctggaaaatgaaaacgccTTCAACGAT CACTTCAGCACAAACGAGACGTCCATCTGGTGGGCAGGCAAAGAACTGCGCGGGGATTCCCCCCTACGCAGTTACATAGGGAGGAACGAAAAGACGAAGATAATTATAAAGCTGCACCCAACCAAAATGGGACCCCCCgaaagggagagaaaaattgATGAAGCAACGTACAGAGCTATGGTGGCTTACTaccacaagaaaaaaaaggaggaaaaagaatttgaagaagacgaCGATGACTCCTACTTGAATTCTGAGTGGTCCAGTCCCCTCAGCCTGCAGAAATACCTGCACGGGAATTTGGCCAACATCCGGTGGAAGCCCTAG
- a CDS encoding thioredoxin reductase 2, putative (encoded by transcript PVX_099600A), giving the protein MSGTESGHVQAEGGEPPAGKSALEKGAPSKESNNSECKSDHCDYDYDYVVIGGGPGGMASAKEAAAHGAKVLLFDYVKPSSKGTKWGIGGTCVNVGCVPKKLMHYAGNMGSLFKLDSTQYGWTCKDLSHNWGKLVSTVQSHIRSLNFSYLTGLRSSQVKYINGLASLKDEHTVAYYLKGDMSQEETITAKYILIATGCRPHIPEDVEGARELSITSDDIFSMKKVPGKTLIVGASYVALECAGFLNSLGFDVTVAVRSIVLRGFDSQCALKVKNYMEEQGVLFKEGVLPKKLSKGEEDKVAVLFTDGTTELYDTVLYATGRKGDIAMLHLERLNIHVDKSANKIITNEGSCTNVPNIFAVGDVAVDVPELAPVAIKAGEILARRLFKQSQEIMDYTFIPTAIYTPIEYGACGYSEEKAYEAFGTSNVEVFLQEFNNLEISAVHREKHVRAQKDQYDTDVSSTCLSKLVCLKSEDNRVVGFHYVGPNAGEVTQGMALALRLKARKSDFDSCVGIHPTDAESFMNLSVTRASGLSFAAKGGCGGGKCG; this is encoded by the coding sequence ATGAGTGGCACAGAGAGCGGACATGTGCAGgcggaagggggggaacCCCCAGCAGGGAAGAGCGCCTTGGAGAAGGGAGCGCCCTCGAAGGAGAGCAACAACAGCGAATGTAAATCTGACCACTGCGATTACGACTACGACTATGTGGTGATCGGGGGGGGGCCCGGCGGAATGGCGTCCGCGAAGGAAGCGGCGGCGCACGGGGCGAAGGTACTCCTGTTCGATTACGTGAAGCCAAGCAGCAAAGGAACCAAGTGGGGAATAGGAGGGACGTGCGTGAACGTAGGCTGTGTGCCAAAGAAGCTGATGCATTACGCAGGAAATATGGGCAGCCTTTTCAAATTAGATTCTACCCAATACGGTTGGACGTGTAAAGATTTAAGCCACAACTGGGGGAAGCTAGTTTCCACGGTTCAGTCTCATATACGCTCCCTAAATTTTAGCTACCTGACCGGGCTTAGATCTTCCCAGGTGAAATACATCAACGGGTTAGCCTCCCTGAAGGATGAGCACACCGTTGCGTACTACCTAAAGGGGGACATGTCTCAGGAGGAGACGATCACAGCCAAGTACATTCTCATCGCGACTGGGTGTAGACCCCACATCCCGGAGGATGTAGAAGGCGCAAGGGAACTCAGCATAACATCGGatgacattttttctatgaaGAAGGTCCCAGGGAAAACCCTCATCGTTGGAGCGTCTTACGTTGCGCTTGAATGTGCGGGGTTTTTAAACTCTCTAGGTTTCGACGTGACTGTAGCGGTTCGGTCGATTGTATTGCGCGGCTTCGATTCACAGTGCGCGCTGAAGGTGAAGAATTACATGGAGGAGCAGGGAGTCCTCTTTAAAGAAGGAGTTCTCCCGAAGAAGCTATCCAAAGGGGAGGAGGACAAAGTAGCTGTGCTCTTCACTGATGGCACCACAGAACTGTATGACACCGTTTTGTATGCAACGGGAAGGAAAGGAGACATCGCCATGTTGCACTTGGAACGGCTAAACATTCACGTTGATAAGAgtgcaaataaaattattaccaATGAGGGTAGCTGCACCAATGTCCCCAACATCTTTGCCGTGGGAGACGTCGCTGTGGATGTGCCTGAGTTAGCTCCTGTAGCTATCAAGGCGGGGGAAATCCTGGCCAGGAGGCTATTCAAACAGTCGCAAGAAATTATGGATTACACCTTCATTCCCACGGCCATTTATACCCCCATTGAGTATGGCGCCTGTGGATATTCTGAAGAAAAGGCATATGAAGCGTTTGGCACATCCAATGTAGAGGTGTTCCTTCAAGAATTTAACAATTTAGAAATTTCTGCTGTGCATAGGGAGAAGCATGTGAGGGCTCAGAAGGATCAGTACGATACAGATGTGAGTAGCACCTGCTTGTCTAAACTCGTTTGCTTAAAGAGTGAAGACAATCGGGTGGTTGGCTTTCACTACGTGGGTCCTAATGCGGGGGAAGTTACTCAGGGCATGGCTCTGGCGCTGAGGCTGAAGGCTAGGAAGAGCGACTTTGACAGCTGCGTGGGCATTCACCCCACGGACGCAGAGTCGTTTATGAACCTCTCCGTCACGCGCGCGTCCGGCCTGTCCTTCGCCGCCAAGGGCGGCTGCGGCGGCGGCAAGTGTGGTTAG
- a CDS encoding RNA-binding protein, putative (encoded by transcript PVX_099605A): MEPMNLDQMNHEKGDNDGANFNVPVDDINSIDKEFSDLQKLKMMNEGAEMQMNQSGALDSHEMEQEEINNRSIFVGNVDYSTQPEELQSLFSECGLINRVTILVNKNTGHSKGYAYIEFADASSVRTALSLSESFFKKRQIKVCSKRRNIPGFNRPKISPFRGRSMKATLGPRGRLRQPSFRPFYRGRGSYKKIVTNPYERA, encoded by the exons ATGGAGCCAATGAACCTAGACCAAATGAACCACGAAAAGGGAGACAATGATGGGGCAAATTTTAATGTGCCTGTTGACGATATAAACAGCATCGACAAGGAGTTCAGCGATTTGCAGAAGTTGAAG ATGATGAATGAAGGCGCAGAGATGCAAATGAACCAGTCGGGTGCCCTCGACTCGCACGAGATGGAGCAGGAGGAGATAAACAACCGATCCATTTTCGTTGGGAAC GTGGACTATTCGACCCAACCGGAAGAACTGCAGTCCCTCTTTTCGGAGTGCGGCCTGATCAACCGGGTGACCATCTTGGTGAACAAGAACACGGGGCACTCGAAGGG gtATGCCTACATCGAATTCGCCGACGCGTCCTCCGTGCGAACGGCGCTCTCCCTATCCGAGTCCTTCTTCAAGAAAAGACAAATTAAG GTTTGCAGCAAAAGGCGAAACATCCCCGGATTCAACCGACCGAAGATTAGCCCCTTTAGGGGTAGATCCATGAAGGCGACCCTTGGCCCCAGGGGAAG ACTGAGACAACCGAGCTTCAGACCCTTCTACCGCGGAAGAGGCTCATACAAGAAAATCGTCACGAACCCCTACGAAAGGGCCTGA
- a CDS encoding hypothetical protein (encoded by transcript PVX_099610A), producing the protein MMERRKKKKKKKRQAGSNHIRLKKAICSEGPTLSIQMINWRHKHAYMVKRQTQRLSPSQQQKYDDTMMCATAKQINQRSGK; encoded by the exons ATGATggaacgaagaaaaaaaaaaaaaaaaaaaaagcggcaagCAGGTTCAAATCACATTAGGCTGAAGAAAGCCATCTGCAGTGAAGGACCCACGCTCTCAATTCAAATGATAAATTGGAGGCACAAACATGCATATATGGTTAAGAGGCAAACCCAGAGGCTGTCGCCGTCGCAACAGCAG AAATACGATGATACGATGATGTGCGCCACAGCAAAGCAAATCAACCAACGCAGTGGAAAATGA
- a CDS encoding hypothetical protein, conserved (encoded by transcript PVX_099615A), with product MKTPEFSLDSLKKKRKKRKKKLDYEKLSAHYFLKLPIFIILMAVFFLNAFIYIFIRFCIFLFENVSFFLITKYSDFCRCVGRSRGGGSGGRGGVRSNEAGGREGQKRTRGNARHPQSTDKAEESIFQIDRLMRSCSSYKEYIKYAYRMDELTGKTIHINENDDYINTYDVNLLKKTSQRIKKNLKNSDVLRVLEDIKVATSPTIKAIFQEKYYCKTYSTPHIIVTDFITHVMEGLEFVDRYVHQQKETNLSYVFSDEYLLIKRIFKDVFRQWGNTALFLSGGAILGLHHFGVLEVFLKSSINVNYFEECSPGGGPPAREGESTKERQSAADRQSAPMPEECKSDCTSNDKGTRAEWRNRNPKGGQPAVGRNPPPGAKPTKGAKPAKGKDAKVAKNAEKGKTSKVDLIKKFLFSRNRFGSHSGYTPVEGAPRGGGDSMGPSSEGSSGEFSFSTSNSSLSELDLGSARGGSGEQVGSVERDAPRSPLNHIGGEGRPRPKGFPSSPPKSVPLSNKEKDFVPNFDDNILPQIICGTSAGSIIAAWVCSRTNKELLQEFNIEFIYQIVSCFSSENWLYSFFNIYRKGNFYDIDKFVKLIHNLYGDMTFLEAFIKTNLVLNITVTRAESGGSNFPCDEDGHMVLNYMNSPNVLIYTAVLASCSFPYLLQPFKLLEKKYNRENVHRFMSVKEVSNAKFILNSNSAFNQRSLLRETERGPSGTSGGSAVSVPSAAGEASATSDTGDRGDPGDVSDVSHPGELSEGGMQSDQAKSGPPKGTHRAAQKKHFQTREKVNSVSVTTDVSMKDEGDPRKSISDKGAAPPSGRAQLGSAGCSDDPKGGKKRKGKGGVFPGKSGVTGATDATTTALTATTPANRVNDPERKPRSKQGTAEGGVTGSTPAGKRPTGADEQEDHSQTDQPKNKASECIDLNEYKHINLLDEDYTIINSVQFKNTYFHDGSLKSDIPAHNLNQILSVKYKIVSQVNPHVFPFTGVRVHGEAGKPVKWRGNSGHWRAGFLMSSMEILFKENMRYILRLMALLDLSPTIRGLNAGSIAMQNYNGDITLHPKRLYLRHFKLISVSSYDDVEWYIQQGRQMTFQKLPLILNRMKIEKKLIKMKKSFWG from the exons atgaaaacgccCGAATTCAGTCTAGACTCGCTGAagaaaaagcgaaagaaaaggaagaagaaattggACTACGAAAAGCTGAGTGCCCATTACTTCTTGAAGCTGCCCATTTTCATCATCCTCATGGCTGTGTTCTTCCTGAACGCGTTcatatacattttcataCGGTTCTGCATTTTCCTGTTCGAGAATGtgtccttcttcctcatAACCAAGTACAGTGACTTTTGCAGGTGCGTGGGGAGGTCGCgcggtgggggaagcggtggaagggGCGGCGTAAGAAGCAACGAAGCAGGGGGGCGGGAAGGCCAAAAACGAACCCGTGGAAATGCGCGTCACCCACAAAGCACGGACAAAGCCGAAGAGAGCATATTCCAGATAGACAGGCTGATGCGCTCATGCAGCAGTTATaaggaatatataaaatatgcctaCCGAATGGATGAGCTTACTGGGAAGACGATTCACATAAACGAAAATGATGATTACATAAACACGTATGatgtaaatttgttaaaaaaaacgagccagagaataaaaaagaatttgaagaacAGCGATGTGTTGAGGGTACTGGAGGATATAAAAGTAGCTACCTCACCAACGATTAAGGCAATTTTtcaggaaaaatattattgcAAGACCTATTCTACCCCCCACATTATAGTGACTGATTTTATAACCCATGTGATGGAGGGACTGGAGTTTGTAGATCGGTACGTACATCAGCAGAAGGAGACGAATTTAAGTTACGTCTTCTCAGATGAGTACCTACTCATTAAGAGGATCTTTAAGGATGTCTTTCGGCAGTGGGGAAATACTGCCTTGTTCCTCAGCGGAGGCGCCATCCTGGGTCTCCACCACTTTGGCGTCTTGGAGGTGTTTCTCAAGTCCTCGATTAATGTGAACTACTTTGAGGAGtgctccccggggggggggccGCCCGCTCGAGAGGGGGAGTCTACCAAGGAGCGGCAGTCTGCGGCGGATCGGCAGAGCGCACCCATGCCGGAGGAGTGCAAATCGGACTGCACCTCTAACGATAAGGGCACCCGTGCGGAATGGAGAAACCGCAACCCAAAGGGAGGCCAACCCGCCGTggggaggaacccccccccaggggccAAGCCAACCAAAGGGGCTAAGCCAGCCAAAGGGAAGGATGCAAAGGTTGccaaaaatgcagaaaagggaaagacgAGCAAGGTAGACCTAATTAAGAAATTTCTCTTTAGCCGCAACCGATTTGGCAGCCATTCGGGATACACCCCTGTGGAGGGGGCGCCGCGTGGCGGAGGGGATTCCATGGGCCCGTCGAGCGAGGGGAGCTCGGGTGAGTTCTCCTTCAGCACGAGTAACTCTTCGCTGAGCGAGTTGGACTTGGGCTCGGCGCGGGGTGGAAGTGGTGAACAGGTTGGAAGTGTTGAGCGGGATGCCCCCCGCTCGCCGCTTAACCACATCGGGGGAGAAGGGAGGCCCAGGCCAAAAGGCTTCCCAAGCAGCCCCCCCAAGAGTGTCCCCCTCTCgaacaaagaaaaagacTTCGTGCCGAACTTCGATGACAACATCCTGCCGCAAATCATATGCGGGACCTCTGCAGGGAGCATCATCGCAGCCTGGGTGTGCTCAAGAACCAACAAGGAATTGCTTCAAGAATTTAACATCGAATTTATATACCAGATTGTGTCTTGTTTTTCTTCCGAAAATTGGCtctactccttttttaatatttatagaaaaggaaatttttatgatattgACAAATTTGTGAAGCTCATTCATAACCTCTACGGGGACATGACCTTTCTGGAGGCTTTCATTAAGACTAACTTGGTCTTAAATATTACAGTGACTAGAGCAGAGTCTGGGGGATCTAATTTCCCTTGTGATGAGGATGGTCATATGGTTTTAAACTATATGAATAGCCCTAATGTATTGATTTACACGGCTgttttggctagctgttcCTTTCCGTACCTTCTGCAGCCGTTTAAATTGTTGGAGAAGAAATACAATCGGGAGAACGTCCATAGGTTTATGTCCGTTAAGGAGGTGAGCAATGCCAAGTTCATTCTGAATAGCAACAGCGCGTTTAACCAGAGGAGCCTTTTGCGCGAGACGGAGCGCGGGCCCAGCGGCACCAGCGGGGGAAGTGCGGTGAGCGTACCCAGCGCAGCGGGGGAAGCAAGTGCAACGAGCGATACGGGTGACCGGGGCGATCCGGGCGATGTGAGTGATGTGAGCCATCCCGGCGAGCTGTCCGAAGGCGGGATGCAGTCCGACCAGGCGAAGAGCGGCCCCCCCAAGGGTACTCACCGCGCAGCACAGAAGAAGCACTTCCAAACACGCGAGAAGGTGAACTCCGTGAGCGTCACGACGGATGTGAGCATGAAGGATGAGGGGGATCCCAGGAAAAGCATTTCAGATAAGGGCGCTGCCCCCCCGAGCGGGCGCGCCCAATTGGGCTCGGCGGGGTGCTCAGATgacccaaagggggggaagaagaggaagggcAAAGGGGGGGTCTTTCCAGGGAAGAGTGGCGTAACTGGCGCGACTGACGCTACCACCACTGCTCTCACTGCCACCACTCCTGCCAACCGCGTGAACGACCCGGAGCGCAAACCTAGGAGCAAACAGGGAACGGCGGAAGGAGGCGTCACGGGGAGCACGCCGGCCGGGAAACGCCCAACCGGCGCAGACGAACAGGAGGACCATTCGCAAACAGATCAGCCGAAGAACAAAGCAAGCGAGTGCATCGACCTTAATGAGTACAAACATATAAATCTCCTGGATGAGGACTACACCATTATAAACAGTgtgcaatttaaaaataccTATTTTCATGATGGGTCCCTAAAGAGTGACATTCCTGCCCATAATTTGAACCAAATTTTGTCGGTGAAATACAAAATCGTGTCTCAGGTGAATCCCCATGTGTTCCCTTTCACAGGGGTTCGAGTTCACGGGGAAGCAGGCAAGCCCGTAAAATGGAGGGGCAATTCTGGCCACTGGAGGGCCGGGTTTTTGATGTCCTCTAtggaaatattatttaaagaGAACATGCGGTACATTTTGCGGCTGATGGCGTTGCTGGATCTGTCCCCCACGATTCGGGGCCTCAACGCGGGCTCGATCGCGATGCAG aactACAACGGAGACATCACCCTGCACCCGAAGCGGCTCTACCTCAGGCACTTCAAACTGATCAGCGTCTCCAGCTACGACGACGTGGAGTGGTACATCCAGCAGGGCCGGCAAATGACCTTCCAGAAGCTCCCCCTCATTCTCAACAGGATGAAGATAGAGAAGAAGCTCATCAAGATGAAGAAGTCCTTTTGGGGGTAG
- a CDS encoding hypothetical protein, conserved (encoded by transcript PVX_099620A): protein MEEGKAKCHIKLKKSEQKSSTRKRKTLDVFEGLHGSHDDGKDKNETEERTAAKAQKIRGIKNGQIITEPRDDLEKQTHSATSHFIRSLQEKLERVQNKKKIVYLNFPQKGGAGLSERQPDGELVRVSTPDGKKRGGSRTEEGGPDELSAGSAGSAGSADGVEPSDHSQGEDSSGLAADDSELAADFPQGLKQQNEARKYPISEESLTYKRKLFLEKFHKNEKESIFKNEMSMYTDFDDHHIQVENYGKRILRKMGFDEEAYNRYINQYYQERSDKNYFDRIYESFQAREFRFTGVGAEGEMKENMQRIRGRSGSSGGSGSKGRSESRSESRTGRTNRRSGFSERNDKPHDHPQRSKGKGERREEARCADPRPRDNTDDLFEGLIVKINLKTHEFYKRKGVILYRGWRRRRGVETKGRTTGGGADETRCVLGLLLFKSHKYIHLYKEMIKEKIKDYLSWKGDRGGKKQTGDDPIRDDPRVEDRQHERKQFWELFLKRLIKKVERDRKDDHGERNNKSKQPFHLTEVKPKYVETSISEDTVKCKVVRRGVCHPKGDTSLYKQTVKLKKINGDCAHVQVEGGHLLRLSLDDVCQYISHV from the coding sequence ATGGAGGAAGGGAAGGCAAAGTGTCACATCAAGTTGAAGAAGAGCGAGCAGAAGAGTAGCACCCGGAAGAGAAAGACACTGGACGTGTTTGAAGGGTTACATGGTAGCCATGATGAtgggaaagataaaaatgagaCGGAGGAACGGACAGCTgcaaaggcacaaaaaattaggggaataaaaaacgGGCAAATTATAACTGAGCCCAGGGACGATTTGGAGAAACAAACCCATTCAGCAACGTCCCATTTTATTCGTTCCCTACAGGAGAAGCTTGAGCGAGTTcaaaataagaagaaaattgtttatttgaattttccccaaaaagggggagccgGGTTAAGTGAAAGGCAGCCTGATGGGGAACTTGTCCGAGTTAGCACCCCGGATGGTAAGAAGAGGGGTGGAAGTCGAACGGAGGAGGGAGGACCCGACGAGCTGTCAGCGGGTTCGGCGGGTTCAGCGGGTTCAGCGGATGGAGTGGAGCCAAGTGATCATTCGCAGGGAGAGGACTCATCGGGCCTAGCGGCAGACGACTCCGAATTAGCAGCCGACTTCCCCCAGGGCCTAAAGCAGCAAAACGAAGCGCGCAAGTACCCCATCTCGGAGGAGAGCCTGACGTATAAGAGGAAACTCTTCCTCGaaaaatttcacaaaaacgaaaaggagtccatttttaaaaacgaaatgagcATGTACACAGATTTTGATGACCATCACATCCAGGTGGAAAACTACGGGAAGCGCATTctgcgcaaaatgggattCGATGAAGAGGCCTACAATCGGTACATCAATCAGTACTACCAGGAACGGAGCGACAAGAACTACTTTGACAGGATATATGAGTCCTTCCAGGCCAGGGAGTTTCGGTTCACCGGAGTGGGCGCGGAGGGGGAGATGAAGGAGAATATGCAGCGGAttagggggagaagcgggagcaGCGGCGGAAGCGGAAGTAAGGGAAGAAGTGAGAGTAGAAGTGAGAGCAGGACGGGGCGAACGAACAGACGAAGCGGATTCAGCGAGCGAAACGATAAGCCACATGACCACCCCCAGAGGAGCAAAGGCAAAGGGGAACGCAGAGAAGAAGCCAGGTGCGCGGACCCCCGCCCGAGGGACAACACGGATGACCTATTTGAAGGACTCATTgtgaaaattaatttaaaaacgcATGAGTTTTACAAACGAAAGGGGGTCATACTGTACAGGGggtggagaaggaggaggggagTGGAGACCAAGGGGAGGACcaccggggggggagcagacGAAACGAGGTGCGTCCTCGGcttgctcctttttaaaagccACAAATATATTCATCTGTACAAGGAGATGATTAAGGAGAAGATAAAGGACTACCTATCGTGGAAGGGGGAcagaggagggaaaaagcAGACGGGGGATGACCCCATCCGAGACGACCCCCGTGTGGAGGATCGCCAACACGAGAGGAAGCAATTTTGGGAGCTCTTCCTCAAACGGCTAATAAAAAAGGTTGAACGAGATAGGAAGGATGACCATGGGGAGAGGAATAACAAATCTAAGCAGCCATTTCACCTGACCGAAGTGAAGCCCAAATATGTAGAAACGAGCATCAGTGAGGACACAGTCAAATGTAAGGTAGTCCGGAGAGGTGTCTGCCACCCGAAGGGAGACACGTCTTTGTATAAACAGACCGTCAAGTTGAAGAAGATCAACGGAGATTGCGCGCACGTCCAGGTTGAAGGGGGGCACCTTTTGAGGCTCTCCCTGGATGACGTTTGCCAATACATAAGCCACGTGTGA